In Listeria cossartiae subsp. cossartiae, one genomic interval encodes:
- a CDS encoding DNA-3-methyladenine glycosylase, translating into MKTIITKDFFEKKTTIELARDIIGMRLVHQTNSGILSGLIVETEAYLGATDMAAHSFQNLRTKRTEVMFESPGTIYMYQMHRQVLLNFITMQKGIPEAILIRAIEPDEASRAQMQYQRHGKTGYELTNGPGKLTQALGLSMQDYGKTLFDSNIWIEEAKTPHIIEATNRIGVPNKGIATHYPLRFTAKGSPYISAQRKSSILPRIWE; encoded by the coding sequence ATGAAGACGATTATTACGAAAGATTTTTTCGAAAAGAAGACGACAATTGAACTCGCGAGGGATATTATTGGCATGCGACTTGTGCATCAAACAAATAGTGGCATACTGTCTGGCTTGATTGTAGAAACAGAAGCTTACCTCGGAGCAACTGACATGGCAGCACATAGTTTCCAAAACCTTCGAACGAAAAGAACTGAAGTGATGTTCGAGTCGCCCGGGACCATCTATATGTACCAAATGCATCGCCAAGTCTTGCTTAATTTCATCACCATGCAAAAAGGGATCCCAGAAGCTATTCTCATTCGCGCGATAGAACCCGACGAAGCGTCACGCGCACAAATGCAATACCAACGCCACGGAAAAACTGGTTATGAGCTAACAAACGGCCCTGGAAAATTAACGCAAGCATTAGGATTAAGTATGCAAGATTACGGGAAAACTCTTTTTGATAGTAACATTTGGATAGAAGAAGCAAAAACACCGCATATAATAGAAGCAACTAATCGAATTGGGGTACCTAATAAAGGAATTGCGACCCATTATCCGCTTAGGTTCACAGCGAAAGGAAGTCCATATATTTCTGCTCAGCGAAAAAGTAGTATTTTGCCTCGGATTTGGGAGTAA
- a CDS encoding class A sortase gives MLKKTIAIIILIIGLLLIFSPFIKNGIVKYMSGHETIEQYNASDIKKNNKKDATFDFESVQLPSMTSVLQGAANYDKDAVVGAISVPSVDVSLLVFKGTNTANLLAGATTMRSDQVMGKGNYPLAGHHMRNESMLFGPIMKVKQGDKIYLTDLENLYEYKVTETKTIDETEVSVIDNTKDARVTLITCDKPTETTKRFVAVGELEKTEKLTKELEDKYFPSK, from the coding sequence ATGTTAAAGAAAACAATAGCAATAATTATTTTAATCATCGGTTTACTATTAATTTTTTCCCCATTCATCAAAAATGGTATCGTGAAATACATGAGTGGACATGAAACAATCGAGCAATATAATGCATCAGATATAAAGAAAAATAATAAAAAAGACGCTACATTTGATTTTGAAAGTGTGCAACTACCATCTATGACGTCTGTTCTTCAAGGAGCAGCAAATTATGATAAAGATGCCGTTGTCGGTGCGATTTCCGTTCCATCTGTGGACGTGAGCCTACTCGTATTCAAAGGAACAAATACAGCTAACTTGCTTGCCGGTGCGACAACTATGCGTTCTGATCAAGTTATGGGTAAAGGTAATTATCCACTCGCGGGACACCATATGCGCAATGAATCGATGCTATTTGGCCCCATCATGAAAGTCAAACAAGGCGACAAGATTTACCTAACGGATCTTGAAAACTTATATGAATACAAAGTTACGGAAACAAAAACAATTGATGAAACAGAAGTAAGCGTTATTGATAATACGAAAGACGCTAGAGTGACACTGATTACATGTGATAAGCCGACCGAAACAACGAAACGATTTGTCGCAGTCGGTGAACTAGAGAAAACCGAAAAACTAACAAAAGAACTAGAGGATAAATATTTCCCTAGTAAATAA
- a CDS encoding DUF3829 domain-containing protein, whose product MNYFKKSGLCLLIIALFASLLTGCGSDEKENSTTGNGLYAKEELVKYNDYVKLSNAINYDFVNARANYFKSYSADNGDFKTPSNNDILTPIRNPAETTNALIAMKDSLSKTSSLPMDKDFKKLSSEITNEIRILNELQTYFTSKSYLDDNYAKAATLHKELTNSIQNSNKEIQSFNEEMQKLNTAQQAFAAKEMEKSGSLTCLALNNFISASENLIAELRNQQIAATNVTELDIAAYEKQYSHLTKTYEAFIQASKDETQLEKEKLTSNDLVFLVKKVTSTKAEATLLLDRAKKKQAIPEDELKNPIFIETIEGTPEKLLKEYNDLISDYNTSLSFHKKYPRRINSVGIIFIY is encoded by the coding sequence TTGAATTATTTTAAAAAGTCCGGCCTATGTTTACTCATTATCGCGCTGTTCGCTAGCTTACTGACTGGTTGTGGTAGTGATGAAAAAGAAAATTCCACAACAGGTAATGGTCTATACGCCAAAGAAGAACTAGTAAAGTATAACGATTATGTAAAACTAAGTAACGCTATTAACTATGATTTTGTAAACGCACGAGCGAATTATTTCAAAAGTTATTCCGCTGACAATGGTGATTTTAAAACACCGAGCAATAACGATATCTTAACACCTATTAGAAATCCCGCTGAAACAACCAATGCCCTTATTGCGATGAAAGATTCCTTGAGTAAAACATCTTCACTTCCCATGGATAAAGATTTCAAAAAACTTTCCAGTGAGATAACAAATGAAATCCGTATACTAAATGAATTACAAACTTACTTCACTTCTAAAAGTTATTTGGATGATAATTATGCCAAAGCGGCTACACTCCACAAAGAATTAACCAATTCCATCCAAAATTCGAATAAAGAAATACAATCATTCAACGAAGAAATGCAAAAACTAAACACCGCACAACAAGCTTTCGCGGCAAAAGAAATGGAAAAATCTGGCAGTCTAACGTGCCTAGCTTTAAATAATTTTATTTCGGCTAGTGAAAACCTGATTGCTGAACTACGCAATCAACAAATAGCTGCAACGAACGTAACGGAGCTAGATATCGCCGCTTACGAAAAACAATATAGCCATTTAACAAAAACTTATGAGGCATTCATCCAAGCAAGTAAAGATGAAACGCAACTAGAAAAAGAAAAATTAACGAGTAATGACCTTGTTTTCTTAGTAAAAAAAGTGACTAGCACCAAAGCAGAAGCGACGTTACTACTTGACCGTGCAAAAAAGAAACAGGCTATTCCTGAAGATGAGTTAAAAAATCCCATTTTCATTGAAACAATAGAAGGAACGCCAGAAAAATTACTAAAGGAATACAATGATTTAATTAGTGATTATAACACCTCGCTTTCTTTCCATAAAAAATATCCCCGCAGAATAAATTCTGTGGGGATTATTTTTATTTACTAG